In one Streptomyces sp. NBC_01288 genomic region, the following are encoded:
- a CDS encoding ankyrin repeat domain-containing protein, translated as MSEAPDPEVVEFATKIFDLARQGGTEALVAYVDAGVPANLTNDRGDSLVMLAAYHGHADAVRALLARGAEADRINDRGQTPLAGAVFKGEQEVIEVLLEAGADPAAGTPSAVDTARMFAKGELLELFGAH; from the coding sequence ATGAGTGAAGCCCCCGACCCCGAGGTCGTGGAGTTCGCGACCAAGATCTTCGATCTGGCCCGCCAGGGCGGGACCGAGGCACTGGTCGCCTACGTGGACGCGGGCGTCCCGGCCAACCTCACCAATGACCGCGGCGACTCCCTGGTGATGCTCGCCGCGTACCACGGCCACGCGGACGCCGTACGGGCCCTGCTGGCGCGCGGCGCCGAGGCCGACCGGATCAACGACCGGGGCCAGACCCCGCTCGCCGGAGCCGTCTTCAAGGGCGAGCAAGAGGTGATCGAGGTCCTCCTGGAGGCCGGCGCCGATCCGGCCGCGGGCACCCCGTCGGCGGTCGACACGGCCCGGATGTTCGCCAAGGGCGAGCTGCTGGAGCTGTTCGGCGCGCACTGA
- a CDS encoding HEAT repeat domain-containing protein — MFDPVIAPSGTLLGLLQRGRGDGTLHALTAPRAEALAALNHCVLRDPRHDWQVENRSLYYARLYLDLGGDLDAVEAHLFDTEDVLDTEESRTGLALAVLGHLASYGRRDALALLRRYAASGSNWAWALDELALRDDDAGLRALAVPVLARFPADPEGEVELATAVRDAFEPRPWRLWAEDPRESIGTRVRAAQEAGCFDLWQRQMRPTGPRPGWSVQAVFEWAQQGLERGAALHVPAARCLTAVAGPEDRPEIIEAAKDGGEGARCTALRYLADSNDPEALPLIERAVATGPAPVVDAAVDAFERMRSVAAVDRARGWARRPDPLGAAAGRMLACRGGAQDSDLVLGALREAVMGEGPDAPTLWTLVDGAGRLGIACAAPVLRHVYRETASSHLRGRAARALAATDPSYPTGFAVECLWDCEETTREIAARHAETADARVVEQLRRLAADPAEEAEVQTAVRSRIGPDAPAV; from the coding sequence ATGTTCGATCCGGTCATAGCGCCCAGCGGTACGCTGCTCGGCCTGCTTCAGCGGGGCCGCGGCGACGGCACACTGCACGCGCTCACCGCACCCCGTGCCGAGGCACTCGCGGCACTGAACCACTGTGTGCTGCGCGACCCCCGCCACGACTGGCAGGTGGAGAACCGCTCCCTGTACTACGCCCGTCTGTACCTCGATCTGGGCGGCGACCTGGACGCCGTGGAGGCCCACCTCTTCGACACCGAGGACGTCCTCGACACCGAGGAGTCACGCACGGGCCTCGCGCTCGCTGTCCTGGGGCACCTCGCCTCCTACGGCAGGCGGGACGCGCTCGCCCTGCTGCGCAGGTACGCGGCCTCCGGCAGCAACTGGGCCTGGGCGCTGGACGAGCTGGCGCTCAGGGACGACGACGCGGGCCTGCGCGCCCTCGCCGTTCCCGTGCTGGCGCGTTTCCCGGCCGACCCCGAGGGCGAGGTCGAACTGGCCACCGCCGTGCGCGACGCCTTCGAACCCCGGCCCTGGCGGCTGTGGGCCGAGGATCCACGCGAATCGATCGGCACGCGCGTGCGTGCCGCCCAGGAGGCCGGCTGCTTCGACCTCTGGCAACGCCAGATGCGACCTACCGGGCCCCGTCCGGGGTGGAGCGTGCAGGCGGTGTTCGAGTGGGCCCAGCAGGGCCTCGAACGCGGAGCCGCGCTGCACGTCCCCGCCGCCCGCTGCCTCACCGCCGTCGCGGGCCCCGAGGACCGGCCCGAGATCATCGAGGCCGCCAAGGACGGTGGCGAGGGCGCCCGTTGCACCGCCTTGCGCTATCTCGCCGACAGCAACGATCCCGAAGCCCTCCCGCTCATCGAACGCGCGGTGGCCACCGGCCCGGCACCCGTCGTGGACGCCGCCGTGGACGCCTTCGAACGGATGCGGTCCGTCGCCGCCGTCGACCGGGCCCGCGGCTGGGCCCGCCGGCCCGATCCGCTCGGCGCCGCCGCAGGACGGATGCTCGCCTGCCGGGGCGGAGCGCAGGACAGCGACCTCGTCCTCGGCGCCCTCAGGGAGGCCGTCATGGGCGAAGGGCCCGACGCCCCCACCCTGTGGACCCTCGTCGACGGCGCCGGACGCCTCGGCATCGCCTGCGCCGCCCCCGTCCTGCGCCATGTGTACCGGGAGACGGCCTCGTCCCATCTGCGCGGCCGGGCCGCCCGCGCCCTGGCCGCCACCGACCCCTCCTACCCCACCGGCTTCGCCGTCGAGTGCCTCTGGGACTGTGAGGAGACCACCCGCGAGATCGCCGCCCGGCACGCCGAGACCGCCGACGCCCGCGTCGTGGAGCAGCTCCGCAGGCTCGCCGCCGACCCGGCCGAGGAAGCGGAAGTCCAGACAGCCGTACGGAGCCGGATCGGGCCCGACGCCCCCGCAGTGTGA
- a CDS encoding glycosyltransferase family 4 protein, with translation MRVVIVTESFPPDVNGVAHCALQTARHLVDRGHHPLVVAPATSAGPGPDAESPCPVVRVPSLPLPGYPQVRVALPSRRVAAAITEHRADIVHLASPFILGVRGMAAAARLGIPAVAVYQTDLAGYARTYVGAGEATAWRRIRSVHAAADRTLAPSSAALGDLEAHGVPRVRLWPRGVDTERFRPEYRDEALRRELAPNGELLVGYVGRLAPEKQIELLAGTCGIEGVRVVVVGDGPSRPHLDEALPGVVFLGRRTGDELARIFASLDIFVHTGPFETFCQTVQEAMASGVPVVAPAAGGPLDLVAHGRTGFLFPPRDEAAVTDAVRILAADPALRAEYGTAARAMVEGRTWAAVGDQLIAHYGDVLAARRVVVAA, from the coding sequence ATGCGTGTCGTCATCGTGACCGAATCCTTTCCCCCCGATGTGAACGGCGTGGCCCACTGCGCGCTCCAGACCGCCCGGCACCTCGTGGATCGCGGTCATCATCCGCTCGTCGTCGCGCCGGCCACCTCGGCCGGCCCCGGGCCCGACGCCGAGTCGCCGTGCCCCGTCGTCCGTGTCCCCTCCCTACCGCTCCCGGGCTACCCCCAGGTCCGCGTCGCCCTCCCCAGCCGACGCGTCGCCGCGGCCATCACCGAGCACCGCGCCGACATCGTGCACCTGGCAAGCCCCTTCATCCTCGGCGTCCGCGGCATGGCCGCCGCCGCGCGGCTCGGCATCCCCGCCGTCGCCGTCTACCAGACCGACCTCGCCGGATACGCCCGTACGTACGTCGGCGCGGGCGAGGCCACCGCCTGGCGGCGCATCCGCTCCGTGCACGCCGCCGCCGACCGCACCCTCGCGCCCTCCAGCGCGGCCCTGGGCGACCTGGAGGCGCACGGCGTGCCCCGGGTCAGGCTCTGGCCGCGCGGCGTCGACACCGAGCGTTTCCGTCCCGAGTACCGGGACGAGGCGCTGCGCCGCGAACTCGCCCCGAACGGCGAACTGCTCGTCGGCTACGTCGGCCGGCTCGCCCCCGAGAAGCAGATCGAACTCCTCGCCGGAACCTGCGGCATCGAGGGCGTCCGGGTCGTGGTCGTCGGCGACGGGCCCAGCCGGCCGCACCTCGACGAGGCGCTGCCGGGCGTGGTCTTCCTCGGTCGGCGTACCGGAGACGAGCTCGCCCGTATCTTCGCCTCGTTGGACATATTCGTGCACACCGGACCTTTTGAGACCTTCTGTCAGACCGTCCAGGAAGCCATGGCCAGCGGCGTCCCCGTCGTCGCGCCCGCCGCGGGCGGCCCGCTCGACCTGGTCGCCCACGGCCGCACCGGGTTCCTCTTCCCGCCGCGCGACGAGGCCGCAGTGACGGACGCCGTGCGGATCCTGGCCGCCGATCCCGCACTGCGCGCCGAGTACGGCACCGCCGCGCGGGCCATGGTCGAGGGCCGCACCTGGGCGGCCGTCGGCGACCAACTGATCGCGCACTACGGAGATGTCCTCGCCGCGCGCAGGGTGGTGGTGGCGGCATGA
- a CDS encoding glycosyltransferase yields MNTASLRIVRLANFVAPSSGGLRTALRELGKGFKEAGHDPILIVPGERHTDRETEQGRVITLPGPLLPGTGGYRVLADKRRVANLLEHLAPDRLEVSDRTTLRWTGKWARRARVPAVMVSHETADGVLRTWGLSESMSRRTADALNVRTAHTYARVVCTTEFAEREFVRIGARNVVRAPLGVDLVGSRPALRDPVLRAEYARVDQVLLVTCTRLSVEKKPGTALDALEALLRRGRRAVLVVAGDGPLRARLEQRARERGLPVTFLGHVSDRRLLGALQASADVCLAPGPAETFGLAALEAMACGTPVVASASSALPEVIGSAGATAADNGRAFADAVDMLLERSEVERREIARARAECFGWNTAVDAFLAAHDADVPVRRFVPGGVA; encoded by the coding sequence ATGAACACCGCCTCGCTGCGGATCGTGCGGCTCGCCAACTTCGTGGCCCCCTCCTCCGGGGGGCTGCGCACCGCCCTGCGCGAGCTGGGCAAGGGCTTCAAGGAGGCCGGGCACGACCCGATCCTCATCGTGCCCGGCGAACGCCACACCGACCGCGAGACCGAGCAGGGCCGGGTCATCACCCTGCCCGGGCCGCTGCTGCCGGGCACCGGCGGCTACCGCGTCCTCGCCGACAAGCGGCGCGTCGCCAACCTCCTGGAGCACCTCGCCCCGGACCGCCTGGAGGTCTCCGACCGTACGACCCTGCGCTGGACCGGCAAATGGGCCAGGCGGGCCCGCGTCCCCGCCGTGATGGTCTCCCACGAGACCGCCGACGGCGTCCTGCGCACCTGGGGCCTGTCGGAGAGCATGTCCCGGCGCACCGCCGACGCCCTCAACGTCCGTACGGCGCACACCTACGCGCGCGTGGTGTGCACCACCGAGTTCGCCGAGCGGGAGTTCGTCCGCATCGGCGCCCGCAATGTCGTACGGGCTCCGCTGGGCGTCGACCTGGTGGGGAGTCGGCCGGCACTGCGGGACCCGGTGCTGCGCGCGGAGTACGCGCGCGTGGACCAGGTTCTGCTGGTGACCTGCACGAGGCTCTCCGTGGAGAAGAAGCCCGGTACGGCCCTCGACGCCCTGGAGGCGCTGCTACGGCGCGGGCGGCGGGCGGTTCTCGTGGTCGCCGGGGACGGGCCGCTGCGGGCCCGGCTCGAACAGCGGGCGCGGGAGCGCGGGTTGCCGGTCACCTTCCTCGGGCACGTCTCCGACCGACGGCTGCTCGGCGCGCTCCAGGCCTCCGCCGACGTGTGCCTGGCACCCGGGCCCGCCGAGACCTTCGGACTCGCCGCGCTGGAGGCCATGGCCTGCGGCACGCCCGTGGTGGCCAGCGCCTCGTCCGCACTGCCCGAGGTCATCGGCTCCGCCGGCGCCACGGCCGCGGACAACGGCAGGGCCTTCGCGGACGCCGTGGACATGCTGCTCGAACGTTCAGAGGTGGAGCGGCGGGAGATCGCACGCGCGCGTGCCGAGTGCTTCGGGTGGAACACGGCGGTCGACGCGTTCCTCGCCGCGCACGACGCGGATGTTCCGGTACGGCGGTTCGTGCCCGGAGGCGTCGCATGA
- a CDS encoding SGNH/GDSL hydrolase family protein yields MRTVRFVALGDSLTEGVGDPVGEAWRGWAALLAGGLAEQPEGAVEFTNLAVSGAQTRDVLERQTPAGLALNPDVVSVVIGVNDTLRCTFDIQAVAARLDEVYAAFTAQGATLLTACLPDPGAMLGLPGALARPLARRQRAVNTVVHALSERYGAVHLHAAEGEWIMGRAIWSADRLHPSERGHRQLALRFHALLTEEGVATGAAPSPEPEFPAPTRSASLLWLATAGTGWVARRCTDLLPQLLRLAADEMRHRARGTSARLDLGASHAVSMALASLSVQQEQPDAA; encoded by the coding sequence ATGAGAACGGTCCGTTTCGTCGCCCTCGGTGACTCGCTCACCGAGGGCGTGGGCGATCCCGTCGGCGAGGCGTGGCGCGGTTGGGCCGCGCTGCTCGCCGGCGGGCTGGCCGAACAGCCCGAAGGGGCCGTGGAGTTCACGAACCTGGCGGTCAGCGGGGCGCAGACGCGGGACGTGCTGGAACGGCAGACCCCGGCCGGGCTCGCCCTGAACCCGGACGTCGTGTCCGTCGTCATAGGCGTCAACGACACCCTGCGCTGCACCTTCGACATCCAGGCCGTGGCCGCCCGCCTCGACGAGGTCTACGCGGCCTTCACGGCGCAGGGCGCGACCCTCCTCACGGCCTGCCTGCCCGACCCGGGCGCGATGCTCGGCCTCCCGGGCGCGCTGGCCCGTCCGCTCGCCCGACGCCAGCGGGCGGTGAACACCGTGGTGCACGCGCTCTCCGAGCGCTACGGGGCCGTGCATCTGCACGCGGCGGAGGGCGAGTGGATCATGGGCCGCGCGATCTGGAGCGCGGACCGGCTGCACCCCAGTGAGCGGGGGCACCGCCAACTGGCGCTGCGTTTCCACGCGTTGCTCACCGAGGAGGGCGTGGCCACGGGGGCCGCACCCTCACCCGAGCCCGAGTTCCCGGCGCCCACCAGGTCGGCCAGCCTGTTGTGGCTGGCGACCGCGGGCACCGGCTGGGTGGCCCGCCGCTGCACCGACCTGCTGCCCCAACTCCTGAGGCTCGCCGCCGACGAGATGCGCCACCGTGCGCGGGGCACCAGCGCGCGCCTCGACCTGGGCGCGTCCCATGCCGTGTCGATGGCGCTGGCGTCCCTGTCGGTGCAGCAGGAGCAACCGGACGCCGCATAG
- a CDS encoding biotin-dependent carboxyltransferase family protein, whose translation MTDRAVAVVRAGALTTVQDLGRPGHAHLGVPRSGALDGPAAALVNRLVGNPPEAAVLETTLNGCSVRPRSTILVAVGGAPCPVTVDGRPAAWGAPVHVPAGALLDIGTAVSGVRTYVAFAGGVGVEPVLGSRSTDLMSGLGPAPLTNGAILPLGSPVTRHACVDVAPQPAPPTELVLRVTLGPRDDWFTREAVRTFTSRTYRVSSASNRIGLRTEGPALERALTGELPSEGMVLGAVQVPPDGRPVVFLADHPTTGGYPVIAVVRPSDLPAVAQAVPGTPVRFVAVRRH comes from the coding sequence ATGACGGACCGTGCGGTCGCCGTCGTACGGGCCGGGGCGCTGACGACGGTGCAGGACCTGGGACGGCCAGGACACGCGCACCTGGGGGTGCCGCGTTCCGGGGCGCTCGACGGGCCCGCGGCGGCCCTCGTCAACCGGCTGGTCGGCAATCCGCCCGAAGCCGCCGTCCTGGAGACGACCCTCAACGGCTGTTCCGTACGGCCTCGTTCAACGATCCTCGTGGCCGTCGGGGGCGCACCCTGCCCGGTCACGGTGGACGGCCGGCCGGCCGCCTGGGGAGCACCCGTGCACGTGCCCGCCGGGGCACTCCTGGACATCGGAACGGCCGTCTCCGGAGTACGCACCTACGTCGCCTTCGCCGGTGGGGTCGGCGTCGAGCCGGTGCTCGGCAGCCGTTCCACGGACCTGATGTCCGGGCTCGGCCCGGCGCCGCTCACGAACGGCGCCATACTGCCGCTGGGTTCCCCGGTGACCCGCCACGCGTGCGTGGACGTCGCTCCACAGCCGGCTCCTCCGACCGAACTCGTCCTGCGGGTGACCCTGGGGCCCCGCGACGACTGGTTCACGCGGGAGGCCGTGCGCACGTTCACGTCCCGCACGTACCGGGTGTCCTCGGCGAGCAACCGCATCGGGCTGCGCACCGAAGGTCCCGCCCTGGAGCGGGCCCTTACCGGTGAACTCCCCAGCGAGGGCATGGTCCTTGGCGCCGTCCAGGTGCCACCCGACGGCCGCCCGGTGGTGTTCCTCGCCGACCACCCGACCACGGGCGGGTACCCGGTGATCGCGGTCGTCCGCCCCTCGGATCTCCCCGCGGTCGCTCAGGCGGTGCCGGGCACTCCGGTCCGTTTCGTGGCCGTACGCCGCCACTGA
- a CDS encoding 5-oxoprolinase subunit B family protein — MRALPVGDSALLVEVASGEEAQAVHAELLRRRAEGLLSVREIVPAARTVLLDGLDDPARLASELTTSDVPPAPPRAGEVVELPVRYDGPDLADVAALWDVPEREVARIHAATEFRVAFCGFAPGFGYLTGLPARYDVPRRATPRTAVHAGAVGLAGPYTGVYPRASPGGWQLIGTTDAVLWDTAREPAALLSPGTRVRFVPVADV, encoded by the coding sequence ATGAGGGCGCTGCCCGTCGGCGACAGCGCGCTGCTCGTCGAGGTCGCCTCCGGGGAGGAGGCACAGGCCGTCCACGCGGAGCTGCTGCGCCGCCGCGCGGAGGGCCTGCTCAGCGTCCGCGAGATCGTCCCCGCCGCCCGCACGGTCCTCCTCGACGGCCTCGACGACCCGGCCCGCCTGGCCTCCGAACTCACGACCTCCGACGTACCCCCCGCTCCCCCACGCGCGGGTGAGGTGGTCGAACTCCCGGTGCGCTACGACGGCCCCGACCTCGCCGACGTCGCCGCCCTGTGGGACGTCCCCGAGCGGGAGGTGGCCCGCATCCACGCGGCCACCGAGTTCCGCGTCGCCTTCTGCGGGTTCGCCCCCGGCTTCGGCTACCTCACCGGCCTCCCGGCCCGCTACGACGTCCCGCGCCGGGCCACCCCGCGCACGGCCGTCCACGCCGGTGCCGTGGGCCTGGCGGGCCCGTACACCGGTGTGTACCCGCGTGCCTCGCCCGGCGGCTGGCAGCTGATCGGCACGACGGACGCGGTCCTGTGGGACACCGCACGCGAGCCGGCCGCGCTGCTGTCGCCGGGCACGCGCGTGCGCTTCGTCCCGGTGGCGGACGTATGA
- a CDS encoding LamB/YcsF family protein, with the protein MIDLNADLGEGFGRWHLTDDEQLLSVVTSANVACGFHAGDPVTMRRVCELAAERGVRVGAQVSYRDLAGFGRRAMDVPSAELAAEVAYQIGALEVFARAAGTRVSYVKPHGALYNRVVHDPEQAAAVIEGVLLADAPLPVLGLPGSVVLDLAAKAGLPAVTEAFADRAYTDEGTLVPRGRDGAVVTDPEAVVERSLSLARSGTVDALSGARIEVRARSLCLHGDTPGAVDLARRVRARLLESGVRVEAFA; encoded by the coding sequence ATGATCGATCTGAACGCCGACCTCGGCGAGGGCTTCGGCCGCTGGCATCTCACCGACGACGAACAGCTCCTGTCCGTCGTCACCAGCGCCAACGTGGCCTGCGGCTTCCACGCCGGGGACCCGGTCACCATGCGGCGGGTGTGCGAACTGGCGGCCGAGCGCGGGGTACGGGTCGGCGCGCAGGTGTCCTACCGGGACCTGGCCGGGTTCGGGCGGCGCGCGATGGACGTGCCGTCCGCCGAGCTGGCGGCCGAAGTGGCGTACCAGATCGGCGCCTTGGAGGTGTTCGCCCGCGCGGCGGGCACGCGCGTGTCGTACGTCAAACCGCACGGCGCGCTCTACAACCGGGTCGTGCACGACCCGGAGCAGGCCGCCGCGGTGATCGAGGGCGTGCTCCTGGCCGACGCCCCGCTGCCCGTGCTCGGGCTGCCCGGCTCGGTCGTGCTCGACCTGGCCGCCAAGGCCGGGCTGCCGGCCGTCACGGAGGCCTTCGCGGACCGCGCCTACACCGACGAGGGCACCCTCGTGCCGCGCGGCCGGGACGGCGCGGTGGTCACCGACCCCGAGGCCGTCGTGGAGCGCTCCCTGAGCCTGGCCCGCTCCGGGACGGTCGACGCGCTCTCCGGGGCACGCATCGAGGTACGGGCCCGCTCCCTGTGCCTGCACGGCGACACACCCGGCGCGGTCGACCTGGCCCGCAGAGTCCGCGCGCGGCTCCTGGAGTCGGGTGTCCGGGTGGAGGCCTTCGCATGA
- a CDS encoding putative hydro-lyase, with protein sequence MNRTEDRPLTLVDEHAHAWSPRSARARFRAGLTGPTAGVAAGHTQVNLISVPADWAYDMLLFCQRNPKPCPVLDVTDAGSWETVLADGADLRTDLPRYRVWRDGELTDEPTDVRAYWRDDLVSFLIGCSFTFEWSLSEAGVPIRHIEQGRNVPMYVTGRPCRPAGRLHGPMVVSMRPVPPEHLATAIRETALLPAVHGSPVHCGDPSGLGIEDLGRPDFGDPVDAAPDDIPVFWACGVTPQAVVMASRPPFAITHAPGQMFVTDARDEQYRVA encoded by the coding sequence GTGAACCGCACGGAGGACCGTCCCCTGACGCTCGTCGACGAGCACGCGCACGCGTGGAGCCCGCGTTCCGCCCGGGCCCGCTTCCGGGCCGGGCTGACGGGTCCCACGGCCGGGGTCGCGGCGGGCCACACCCAGGTCAACCTGATCTCGGTGCCCGCCGACTGGGCCTACGACATGCTGCTGTTCTGCCAGCGCAACCCGAAGCCCTGTCCGGTGCTCGACGTCACGGACGCGGGCTCCTGGGAGACGGTTCTCGCGGACGGCGCGGACCTGCGCACCGATCTGCCGCGCTACCGGGTGTGGCGGGACGGCGAGTTGACGGACGAGCCGACGGACGTGCGGGCCTACTGGCGCGACGACCTGGTGTCGTTCCTGATCGGTTGCAGCTTCACCTTCGAGTGGTCGTTGAGCGAGGCGGGCGTCCCGATCCGCCACATCGAGCAGGGCCGCAACGTCCCGATGTACGTGACCGGCCGCCCGTGCCGCCCGGCGGGGCGGTTGCACGGCCCGATGGTGGTGTCGATGCGCCCGGTGCCGCCGGAGCACCTGGCGACGGCGATCCGGGAGACCGCGCTGCTCCCGGCGGTGCACGGCAGCCCCGTACACTGCGGCGATCCTTCGGGGCTCGGCATCGAGGACCTCGGCCGTCCGGACTTCGGCGATCCGGTGGACGCCGCGCCGGACGACATCCCGGTGTTCTGGGCCTGCGGAGTGACCCCGCAGGCCGTGGTGATGGCGTCTCGCCCGCCGTTCGCGATCACGCACGCGCCGGGCCAGATGTTCGTCACCGACGCCCGCGACGAGCAGTACCGCGTCGCCTGA
- a CDS encoding MFS transporter: MSTTPPPQALNTGTHPDGDELTVDDGALAWLRALGPNGRRAFAGAFGGYALDSYDYFTLPLSMVALAAYFGLDSGQTGLFTTVTLVVSAVGGAVAGVFADRVGRVKALMITVITYAVFTVACGFAPNYETLLVFRALQGLGFGGEWAVGAILVAEYASAKHRGRTLGAVQSSWAVGWALAAVVYTLVFSFLGDDLAWRVMFWTGALPALLVLWVRRRVNDAPEATAAREQNPQKGSFAAIFKPATAESPGLLRTTVFAGLLSTGVQGGYYTLATWVPTYLKTERGLSVVGTGGYLTFLISGAFLGYLTGGYLTDVLGRKRNIWLFALLSAICILAYTHIPSGANTLLLVLGFPLGFCMSAIFSGFGSYLSELYPTAVRGTGQGFTYNTGRAVGAVFPTLVGFLADSWGVGGALVFGAIGYGIAALALFGLPETRGKELA, encoded by the coding sequence ATGAGCACGACCCCTCCACCTCAGGCCCTGAACACCGGAACACATCCCGACGGGGATGAACTGACCGTCGACGACGGTGCGTTGGCCTGGCTGCGCGCGCTCGGCCCGAACGGCCGCCGCGCCTTCGCCGGCGCGTTCGGCGGCTACGCCCTGGACTCCTACGACTACTTCACGCTGCCGCTGAGCATGGTCGCGCTGGCCGCGTACTTCGGCCTGGACAGCGGTCAGACCGGCCTGTTCACCACGGTCACGCTGGTCGTCTCGGCGGTCGGCGGCGCCGTGGCGGGCGTCTTCGCCGACCGGGTCGGCCGCGTCAAGGCCCTGATGATCACGGTGATCACCTACGCCGTCTTCACGGTGGCCTGCGGCTTCGCGCCCAACTACGAGACCCTGCTGGTGTTCCGCGCCCTCCAGGGCCTCGGCTTCGGCGGCGAGTGGGCGGTCGGCGCGATCCTGGTCGCCGAGTACGCGAGCGCCAAGCACCGCGGCCGTACGCTCGGCGCGGTCCAGAGTTCCTGGGCGGTGGGCTGGGCGCTGGCGGCGGTCGTCTACACGCTGGTCTTCTCGTTCCTCGGCGACGACCTGGCCTGGCGGGTGATGTTCTGGACCGGCGCGCTGCCCGCGCTGCTGGTGCTCTGGGTACGGCGCCGGGTGAACGACGCCCCGGAGGCGACGGCCGCCCGCGAGCAGAACCCCCAGAAGGGCTCGTTCGCGGCGATCTTCAAGCCGGCCACGGCCGAGTCCCCGGGCCTGCTGCGCACGACGGTCTTCGCGGGCCTGCTCTCCACCGGCGTCCAGGGCGGCTACTACACCCTCGCCACCTGGGTGCCGACGTACCTCAAGACGGAGCGCGGCCTGTCGGTCGTCGGCACCGGCGGCTATCTGACCTTCCTGATCTCCGGCGCCTTCCTGGGCTATCTGACCGGCGGCTACCTCACCGACGTGCTCGGCCGCAAGCGCAACATCTGGCTCTTCGCGCTGCTCTCGGCGATCTGCATCCTGGCGTACACGCACATCCCCAGCGGCGCCAACACCCTTCTCCTGGTGCTCGGTTTCCCGCTCGGGTTCTGCATGTCGGCGATCTTCAGCGGCTTCGGCTCGTACCTGAGCGAGCTGTATCCGACGGCGGTGCGCGGCACGGGACAGGGCTTCACGTACAACACCGGCCGCGCGGTGGGCGCCGTCTTCCCGACCCTGGTGGGCTTCCTGGCCGACAGTTGGGGTGTGGGCGGAGCGCTCGTCTTCGGGGCCATCGGTTACGGCATCGCGGCGCTGGCGCTCTTCGGACTGCCCGAGACCCGCGGAAAGGAACTGGCGTGA
- a CDS encoding GntR family transcriptional regulator — MAEQMAGLADDRALLGRTSTAERVSDILRSRIADGYFPPGTRLSEDSIGGALGVSRNTLREAFRLLTHERLLVHQLNRGVFVRVLSVEDVEDIYRTRRLVECAVVRGLGEPPYALEMLASAVTEGQLASVEDDWKGVGTANIHFHRELVALAGSARTDELMRSVFAELRLAFHLVDDPKALHEPYLQRNRLILQALQANDPAEAEKLLAVYLDDSLERVVDAYRNRVGEDGTAVD; from the coding sequence ATGGCAGAGCAGATGGCGGGACTGGCCGACGACCGCGCCCTCCTGGGCCGTACGAGCACCGCGGAACGCGTCTCGGACATCCTCAGGAGCCGCATCGCGGACGGCTATTTCCCGCCGGGCACCCGGCTCTCCGAGGACAGCATCGGCGGCGCGCTCGGTGTGTCGCGCAACACACTCCGTGAGGCGTTCCGGCTGCTCACCCATGAGCGCCTGCTCGTCCACCAGTTGAACCGGGGCGTCTTCGTCCGGGTCCTGTCCGTCGAGGACGTCGAGGACATCTACCGCACCCGCCGCCTCGTCGAGTGCGCCGTCGTCCGAGGGCTGGGCGAACCGCCGTACGCCCTCGAAATGCTCGCCTCGGCCGTCACCGAGGGGCAGTTGGCGTCCGTCGAAGATGACTGGAAAGGCGTGGGTACGGCCAACATCCACTTCCACCGGGAACTCGTCGCCCTCGCCGGCAGCGCCCGTACCGACGAGCTGATGCGCAGCGTCTTCGCCGAACTCCGGCTCGCCTTCCACCTCGTGGACGACCCGAAGGCGCTCCACGAGCCGTACCTCCAGCGCAACCGCCTGATCCTCCAGGCACTCCAGGCGAATGACCCCGCCGAGGCCGAGAAACTGCTCGCGGTCTACCTCGACGACTCGCTCGAACGGGTCGTCGACGCGTACCGGAACCGGGTCGGCGAGGACGGCACGGCGGTCGACTGA